In the Populus trichocarpa isolate Nisqually-1 chromosome 1, P.trichocarpa_v4.1, whole genome shotgun sequence genome, TCTGTTGGTTTTATGAAATGTGATTTTCAATTCAGGTCGAAACACTTTCAAGAGATGAATTAGCCTCGAGGTTGACTTTGAATGTTGATGCTGCTTCTGTTGGATCTCTTTTACTTTCAGACTCGTTCATCACTATAATGGATGTAAGTTTATCAGAAAACTGTTTCTATATTGCTTTTCGATTCCTTTCAGTACCCATCAGCCATAACATGAAGTTTTCTATTGCTACTCatgttcttgttgatgatttcGAGTGGATAAGATGCTCTCCCTTGTGGATACTCGTTTTAAGTCAATAATGTTCTCCCTCAGTTAATATGTTTTATGATCTGAGTTTCTAGGACACTGAGAAGCCATGTTGCATAGTGCCATTTTTCCAAgtgcaatttattttatttttatttttatcttgcttCTTGCTTCTGGGCACTGCAAATACTTGAATTCTTAATGGTTCTTGGTGTTATAATACCAGCATTCCTACTTGAAGGTTTCTTTTAACTTAATGCTGTAAGATGGAAATTAGGGGGAAAAAGTATTTGCTCTATGGGTTTTTTTGACATGTGCTACCATTTCCTCCTGAAGACGAATGATTATTGTGCAATTCCTCAACAACTCAAAGATCAATTGAGTGAAAGATATCCTGAAGCAAGGCGAGCTCAGTTGAAGACTGGAGGagattttccatttctttcacGCTCAGATGAAGTCAACTTGCACCTTCAGGTTAACAAATATCTGTATTTGCTCACAAgcaattttatgtttattgcTCTTGCCTGCTGACAATGCACTGTAATCCGTGATGGGCTATCTGCAACATGCAGCTACACCTGCGACGGGTTGGGGTAGAAGCTCGACCAGACTTGGTCCGGGGCATCCCAAATGATGGCACTGGTGGGAGCTATAGTGAAAGTGAGGATGGTAAAGGAGATCGAGATGATCAACCCAAAGATGACAGGGGAAACTCAGAGAGTCCATCCAGGGAAAGTGAGTTATCTCCAGCTCCAGAAAGTTCAGAATCTCATGGTTTAGATGAGCAGCTCCTCAATAATGCAAAATATTCATTCAATGGTCAGCAAGAGAGACTGCGTCTCTGTGAACTATTGAGTAAACAACAGAACATAGCCTCTGAACTCCATTCACGATTTACTCTGgaaatttttcttcaatatttgcttTTCATTCGTGTGGGATCATTGTACATCATTTCCAAGCTGTTTCCAGAAACTCTAGAGAATTGGTGTAGAGTAGATATATGCACGGCTGTTCACGTGGTTGTATAAGATCATACGATTTCCCGGAGGTTACTAGTGTTTTGGTCAAGGAAcagtttgatatttttgtaaaattgtcgttcgaagattttttttcattattaaaatgGTCGATTGAATACAGTGTATGCCAAGATTTTTTAAACTAGCTTGCCACCAGTTGGTTGCAAGTTTGGCTGAATTTATTGCTGCCCTGCAATCGGAAGCCCTGGAATGGGCAGGCATGCAGGCCATGAAAGAGAAGGTATGAGAtgattgaatttgtttatttgacAAAGGAAGATAAGATTCGATACCTCTTAAGAGGTGGAGTGGAGGGATAAACCGGATTTATAAAACCTTAAAGCTAATGAAATATCAAACAAAGGAACCTCGAATCCTAAACGAACTGGACCTCATCCTACGTATCTAGCATCTTAGACAAATAACATAAACATTACCGATTAACCAAACTTAATTGGAGTTGGAAAAGTATTGCGGCATGGAGAggtctttaaaaaaatatattttttctataatatttatattatttgactaATCTAACCAAGTATGTAAATATTACATAtaataatagattaaaaaatcaaataaattgatattatagATCAgaaattgatattataaatcagatattgattgagatttttaaaaaccGCTCAACTCAACTTGACTCGTACATATACTTTTGTGTCcatattcttttttaagtttcaatCCAATTATGTGTTTGATAGTGATATGTTGATGGATTATGTCATGTTATaaccattaaaaattttatgacTTATTATTCTAAtgatcattaaaatttttattttaaaaaaaaaatttacaaatataaaagaattataatttctttttttattatcataattttatttgaatataataaaatttacaataatggaaacatatgaaaatattttacaaaaacttattatgaaagatttttaaagaaaactaaaagaaaagaaagaaaatcagttagttgttgattttttaaatatatgaaaaaggtaatataattacttaattaatatgactttttatagaaaataaaccgTAAAGGTGaacttattgat is a window encoding:
- the LOC18094399 gene encoding uncharacterized protein LOC18094399 isoform X2, whose translation is MKGVFSAPGDYVYFKSQVPLHKIPIGTKQWRYYDFGPKVVPPLICLPGIAGTADVYYKQIMALSLKIHLYGTSLGGFLAQLFAQHRPRRVRSLILSNTFLETRSFAAAMPWAPVVGWTPSFLLKRYVLTGIRDGPHEPFIADSVDFVVSQVETLSRDELASRLTLNVDAASVGSLLLSDSFITIMDTNDYCAIPQQLKDQLSERYPEARRAQLKTGGDFPFLSRSDEVNLHLQLHLRRVGVEARPDLVRGIPNDGTGGSYSESEDGKGDRDDQPKDDRGNSESPSRESELSPAPESSESHGLDEQLLNNAKYSFNGQQERLRLCELLSKQQNIASELHSRFTLEIFLQYLLFIRVGSLYIISKLFPETLENWCRVDICTAVHVVV
- the LOC18094399 gene encoding uncharacterized protein LOC18094399 isoform X1, encoding MKGVFSAPGDYVYFKSQVPLHKIPIGTKQWRYYDFGPKVVPPLICLPGIAGTADVYYKQIMALSLKGYRVISVDTPRVWNHHEWIQAFEKFLDVIDVHHIHLYGTSLGGFLAQLFAQHRPRRVRSLILSNTFLETRSFAAAMPWAPVVGWTPSFLLKRYVLTGIRDGPHEPFIADSVDFVVSQVETLSRDELASRLTLNVDAASVGSLLLSDSFITIMDTNDYCAIPQQLKDQLSERYPEARRAQLKTGGDFPFLSRSDEVNLHLQLHLRRVGVEARPDLVRGIPNDGTGGSYSESEDGKGDRDDQPKDDRGNSESPSRESELSPAPESSESHGLDEQLLNNAKYSFNGQQERLRLCELLSKQQNIASELHSRFTLEIFLQYLLFIRVGSLYIISKLFPETLENWCRVDICTAVHVVV